The window TATTAATTCAATTGCATTTTATATTACCGAAGCTACCTGTGCTTCTATTCCAAATGGAAGTCCTAACAATCAGGGTCTTCCTTCAGTATCAGTTGCTGTCATAAAAAACAGTAATAAAGCTATCGGCagcaaaaataacaaccCATGTGAGATTTTTGAGTATGTTTTTCAACCttcaatatattataatagtaacaatagtaataataataataataataataataataataataatagtaatagtaatagtaatagtaataacaattcaCAGCTAAGAAAAACCATACTTAGAAGGAtcaaaaattcaaataacgataattctaataatatgtttaaagtatttcaaaattatatattatacaaATTTCAAACTGCCTCATTAAATTATTGGTTATTAGTTAACAACTCCAACAAGAGCATTGTGGGGAAAGATTATGGCATGCTTGACTGTTTAAAAGTGTTAGAAACCATGAATTACATTTTAGagaattattttgataaagaTAATGATGACAGCAatagtttattatttttctcaaaaatattaaaggaAGCAGATCGtgttaatttaataatacaatttGTTCAACAGACAAATGAACAGGATACTGACATTAACAGATTGAAAGAGGTTATCCCATTAAAAATCACATTGTCgaaatttataaataatacaacAAGAAGTTTGAAAGCAGGAGGAACAAGTGGAGCGGTCAGTGCTTTACATAATAGTATTGCTGCTACTAAGGCCAATGTTACTTCTACCTCCACCAATTCTATGTTGAGCTCTAATAACAGAAGTTCATCCCTCAGTTATAATATAGAAGATCGTGTTGTCCCATGGAGAAGTAGCAATGGGAATAGTGTTTCTGTGACTGGGAGTGGCTCCAGTGGTATTAACaatgaaatatatatcGACATAATTGAAAACGTTAATGTCTTGTACAAAATACATCAGTGTAACAACACAAATAATAAGCATCGCAGCAATGGCAGCTATGTtggtaacaataatactggCAAAAAATTACTAATTACTGATGACATTCAGGGCGAGATCAAATTTAACTCTCAATTGGATCACAATTCCCCATTAATTAATCTGAAATTTGATACAAAAGGACTCgatttatttgataattGTGTATTCCATAAATGTGTTGAGCTtggaaacaaaaataaaaataaaaatcttcAAAATACCAACACTAACagtataaaatttataccACCAGATGGTAAATTTACATTGTTGAAATATACTGCTAGCACTTCTACTAATGTTATAAGTGGCAGCAGAAATAGCGTTTCTGGAAATGAAGGGTTAATTTCTCTAAACGTCAAGACTGGGTTGGGTTTGGATAAATCagaatttgaaattaatgTGAATATTGAAATGTCCACTAAGACGGAGCAGATTGAAGATTTAGTTATTCAactatattttcaaaatagtAGCGATAGTTTTGATACTGCAAGTAATGGTATTGCTAGTAATACTGGTGGGGATTGCGCTTCGGAGGATTGTAAGCTtaaaattatcaacaatACGCATGGTATAATAGAaagaaataacaatagcaTTAATAATGTTTGGAGTTGGATTTTCGATAAAAACACTAGTACAGGCATCTTCCCTGTATTAAGAGGATACATTGAATGTAGTAATAGTTCTTCTAGTGCTTCTCTTGGTATATTTCCAGAATTAATATCAATGAGTTATAAAAATCAGGGGCAATTGCATAGTGGCATTACTGTTAATTCAGTAGAAATATTGAATGCCGGGGCTAACGCCTTAAAACCCTATAAGGGTGTAAAATATACTACCAACGTAAAAGATTATGTAATTAGATGTTAAATGTGTCATAACTGTAAGAGAGAAAGagagtaaaaaaaaaaaaatgtatatatatatatatatatacattaagaattaaaatgaattaataaatatcattGCAATTAAATAGCCAGATGAggaaacaaatatattgaGCACCTATTTTGTATTATAGAACGATATGTATACGTTATAACatattaacaatatataattaagaaagaaaaagaatggaataaaaacatattaagttataataaataaataaataaataaaaatgccACATGTTTAACCATTCTTTAATTTGGAACATCTTGTGGATCAACGTCGTGGACCCAGTGAGAACCAAAATATGGAATTTTCTTGTAAAAAGTGTCTTGAAAAATTGGCCAGTTTTCAGTGAAACAAGCAATTCCAAAAGCAGAAGCACCACCCCACAAAGCCAAATCTGGAATATAGTTGATAAAGTTTCTTAAGGTTAATCTGCCAAAGTGAGTGGCAGTTTTAGAGGATAAACTGGAAATGTACTGcatacaaataaatacatactatcattattaaataaataaaggaaTGTATTAAATGTTAGTAAAAGAACAAATTctgtataaaaaaaaaaaaaaaaaaagtagaaaTAGAAACAAAAGGTAAATTGTCATTATTGTCGTACTGCAAAGTGTTCTTCTGAGCAAAGAGGAACTTGATTTAAACAATATGTTTgtagataaaaataacgcATGCCTGCAACCTTTAACACGttcattttaaattatgttCTCTGATGTGAgcgtatatatatatatgtgtttGCATGGGTGTGTACCCAAAACAGGTTCTAACTAATAAGGTAAGGCAGTTAACTCCGCTGCTATTGCATTTTTAAAGTGGGATTCAGATAATGTTGATccccttttatttttctcttcaTACGCACTCCAAAACCTAGTAAAGGCAATAATGTTGGTAATATTCccatatttttgtattgtGTTAAAAGAAGGTTTCAAGAATTCATGATGTTTTTTCTACTTTAATTCTAAAAATTCTAGAATATACCTTCTTAACTGGTTTTGTATAgacatattttaaatatcaTTCGTTTCTCCTGTTTTCCTATTTGACTAACTCTCTTCCTCTCcctgtatatatatatttaggTGATATTTGGCTGGTTTCCCTTGGTAACTAACTGAGAATTCCTTCATTGCTCTCCCTTTCCAAACATTTATCTTTATCTCTATCTCAAAagatttataataattaacaTACGGCAACCATTGTAAAAGTAATTATATAGTAATTCtgatgttatttttttttctttcttctctATAGTAAACTGATAGGTTTTAACTACAAGCactacaaataaaaaataaaaaaataaaaaaaggcatTTTAGGATGAAAGAAGTGGAATGGAGTATAAAAATGACAGTTTGGTATTAGAAAAAGTAACAGTGAGAATAATACaggtaataaaaacaagaagagagaaaaaaaaaaaaaaaaaaaaaaaaacaaaattcttaccgataaaaaaaacaaaaaaaaaacaaaaaaggtGCTGTATGCTAATTGGTTAGATATCACGTGTGATATGTATTTTAAAGATACAAGTCATAACAGAACTAGCCCTAAATAAGGTCATATTTATGAAGtgagataaaaaaaaaaaaaaaaaaaaaaaagctgtTTAAAAAGTATCTAACATCCGTAGCTTCTTATAACATCTGTGCACTACATATTTAAgtgtatttttcaataacgGAGAAAgaagggaaaaaagaaagccCTCAAAAGAATAAAGATGTATTCTTTGCTTTTCCACTTTGTTAACTTTGaccattattttcttcctttcctccttattcttattcttcttctttgttTATCGTTTAAAGTTACTTGTCCATTATCATACCGTACGAAGAACATTATTTCCATTGGGAAGGCTGATTAGAAAAATAACCTTATACTAATCAACAGGCAAAGAAGAAACACACAAACATAtctatacatatatatttcccCTTCCAAAATGATCGAGCAAAAAACGAACGATAGTACCATCATTAATAATGCTGCTATCACCACCGatcttaataataataataatactactactactactgctacCACTGCTGCTGCTGATACCTCTGCCACTGATACTACTACTGATGGCAATACTAGTGCTAATGATCGGTCCACTGTTGACAAAGCTAATAAAATAGGACAGTCAACTAATATTACAAATACTTCTACCAGCCCTGCCCATTCTCAGTCCCTTGTTAAAAAGACAACTACGCCTGCTGATCCTAATCCAtatgaagaagatgatgatgaagttaATGTATTATATAGATACGATCATCCTGTATTAAATGACAATCTAATTGTTGACACCCATAATACTGCCCTAGCTAACTCTAACATAGAAAAGCAATTCAAGACTTTAGAAGATTGGTATGATGTTGTTAATGACTATGAATTGAAATTCCATTGTCCCATTATCCTAAAAAATTCACACAAGAACAAGCATTACACCTTTGcttgtaataataataaaaattgtcCATTTAGAGTTATGGTTAGCTGTGTAACAACAGGTAATGTAACCAATGGTTTTGCTGTCAGTAGGTCTagtattgataataaagatatttataataatagcaatggTATTCCTGTTGGAGATAAAGAGAACAATGCTTCTAGCGCTATTGTAATGAATGGAGAAGATGAAcaggataaaaaaaaagaggaagagaGCGAAGAGTAccttaaaaatgaaaatgaaaataaaaacgaaAATGAATCTAACAATCAAAATACAAAGGAAGGCTCTAATGACGAAAAAGTAGAAGGTCACGACCTGGAGGGAGGAAAACCCACAGCGCCCGATGTGGTTAACCATTTTGATGCTGAAGAAATAGCCAGGGCAGCAGCTGAGGCGGTTGCAGTGGTTAATAATGAGGATGAAAACGCTACTAATGACAATACAGATACTCTGCCAAAAGAAGTAGAGGGTATTAATTCGAATGTTAGTTTGAATACTAACATTCCTGCCGTCCCAACATCTAATGCTTCTTTTCCCTCGACTCTTCCCtataacaatagtaatgCTACGGGGATTACAAACGCGGCGCCTAGAATTAATGGTTATCGTAAGAATAAGGTTCAGCACAATTTAACTTATGGTCCATTTgttataacaaaaatggTTTTAGAACATAATCATTCAAAGTCTTCTAATTTATCCCTTTGCGATTTTGTATTAACCAAAGTGTCTAGGATTTTCCATAGTGAATTAAACTTAGAAAAGACTTTGGAAACAATGTATGATAACACCACTGGCAACATAAGTAAATTTAAAGTCAACgagtatattaaaaatgttggTTTAATGAAGTATTTGGGTGAAAGGTATCATTTAAGCGAAAAAGAGTTGAATAATCCCAAATTTTTACAACAAATCTCTAGAAAATTAACCACCTTTAAGGCTAGATTTATTATGAAAAAACGAAATGCAAATAAAGAAGCAAGTATTGGGAGAGGGAGTGAACGTAGTTCTACTAAGAAAGGTGATACTGTTGAAAACAGTGATAGAAAAGAGAACGATCGCAATTCCAATGGGGGTAAAAATGAACATGATAATGATGTTTttgatgaaattaaaaataagggGGTTAGTAACATAATAGCGACTAAGAAAGAGGAAATTACTAATGACAAACGGAGCCAAAAAGATGTTGTAaacaattataataattcgACTGGCCCTGTAACTAGTAATGATACTGTTACGACAAGTTCTGGATCAAAAGAAGGGAAACCTACACACGTTTTTGACACTACCAAACGTTCAGCAGATATTTTTACTAGTTCTCAGTTAGAAATGCCCACTAcgaaattgtttttgaaagatagtattaataataaagacgGGAATGAAAATGGGGCCGATGATGCTGTTATCTCGTCTGAACAATTAGAACTTTTAGGGGAACATCACCTAAAAACGCTGGCAAGCGGTACCACTGGCGCCATCGATGTCGATAGTGTTGATATAGACGGATCGTCTACAAAACggagaaaaagaaacgacGGATACACATTAGATGCTAataaaaagaggaaaagtaaaaataaagttaataatggtaaaacTGGAAGTGGTAGTGATAGTGGTAGCAGCAacgcaaaaaaaaaaaaaataaaaataaaagaaaagccaCTGAAATTGCTAGCAATGTTGTTATTGGGGCTACTGGCACAACCGAAAATAATGCCCAAgatgttaatatttttgtacaACGATATGTGGCTGAACAATTGGGTTTATTGGAATCACACGTTCAACATCGTCATGATCTATTGAAATTGGAGGATGATGATACTGGGATAGTTAATCAAGTATTAAAGCAGGAGAGTAACGATACTGCCtccaataacaatgataaaaattttattgtgGATAATGATGGGATGATTGATCCTCGAATGCATCAGGAAGAAATGAAGGGTGAAGAAGAGAAGAGGCAAGAAGGCGAACAACAGGATgaaaaagatgatgattctgttgttaataatgatatttcgatggatgaagaaaatattcaaCCTGAGTTAAGATTAGAATAGTTGACTTAATTTAAAtgttgataaaattaaGATATTATTTGCATTTAATATAACGTtactttttgttatttttttttttttacttttttttagtttatatatttggatTAGATATTTTATCTATACTATTGTAATTTTATCTTACTGATCATCATAtcaaattgtttattttttatagcTCAGCGTGTCATATTGTGTTGTTTAGTGtggaatatttttgtaCAATCGCtgctttctttctttattattttaccaTCTTTTCGCTCcctatcatttttttttttttttttttttttttttttttttttattttctttattattattattttctctgcaaaattaaaaaagaaaaaaaaaagaaaaaaaaaaaaaccaaccTATTAAATAAGCTAAGAACACATATAACCAATTAgatacaaaaattaataatatcatacTATAAAATGCTTAGATCGATGTTCTCACAGACCTATAAGACGACACCTATTAGTAGGAATGTTATTATTCGAACATTTAAACAAAGCAGTTTGATTCATGATAATATGAACTCAACGATTACTAATCctaatactactactactactactactaccaaaagtaataataacattagCACTGACAAAGTCATTGATCTAGAGAATCAAATTAATGGCGTAAGTTCTAAAATCATTTCCAACAAACCATGGTACTTACGTTTAGCTGAAgagcaaaaaaatttcaaaaaaaataatgccAATCAGAACTCGACATCACTATCTAGTTCAGAAATCAAGTATCCATCATATTATTACGATAATAGCAATACTGGCATTAATTCTGACAAAGCCAATACCAtattaaatgataaaattaaaccCTTATGCGAATATTTAAGAGATGATTTGGGTTTAGACaacatcattatttttgacAACGAATTAACCCATGATACTTTCAGTGGCCATGTTTTCaccaaatttattatattgtcCACTGCCAAATCCAATAGACATGCTTCCAGTTGTGTAATGAAAGTTAAAAGATACTTGAAAAATAGCCAAAAACGAGAAGAATATGTGGATATTCACGTGGAAGGTGACATGACTAGTAATTCAAGAAAGAGAATAATTCGTCGTTTAAATAGAAAGAATAATTTGGGCagtagtaccaatagtaaaAATTCTAAAGGTGATGACGGAATAAGTGATTGGCAATTAATTGAACTTagaga is drawn from Saccharomycodes ludwigii strain NBRC 1722 chromosome V, whole genome shotgun sequence and contains these coding sequences:
- the ABF1 gene encoding DNA-binding protein ABF1 (similar to Saccharomyces cerevisiae YKL112W | ABF1 | ARS-Binding Factor 1), whose protein sequence is MIEQKTNDSTIINNAAITTDLNNNNNTTTTTATTAAADTSATDTTTDGNTSANDRSTVDKANKIGQSTNITNTSTSPAHSQSLVKKTTTPADPNPYEEDDDEVNVLYRYDHPVLNDNLIVDTHNTALANSNIEKQFKTLEDWYDVVNDYELKFHCPIILKNSHKNKHYTFACNNNKNCPFRVMVSCVTTGNVTNGFAVSRSSIDNKDIYNNSNGIPVGDKENNASSAIVMNGEDEQDKKKEEESEEYLKNENENKNENESNNQNTKEGSNDEKVEGHDLEGGKPTAPDVVNHFDAEEIARAAAEAVAVVNNEDENATNDNTDTLPKEVEGINSNVSLNTNIPAVPTSNASFPSTLPYNNSNATGITNAAPRINGYRKNKVQHNLTYGPFVITKMVLEHNHSKSSNLSLCDFVLTKVSRIFHSELNLEKTLETMYDNTTGNISKFKVNEYIKNVGLMKYLGERYHLSEKELNNPKFLQQISRKLTTFKARFIMKKRNANKEASIGRGSERSSTKKGDTVENSDRKENDRNSNGGKNEHDNDVFDEIKNKGVSNIIATKKEEITNDKRSQKDVVNNYNNSTGPVTSNDTVTTSSGSKEGKPTHVFDTTKRSADIFTSSQLEMPTTKLFLKDSINNKDGNENGADDAVISSEQLELLGEHHLKTLASGTTGAIDVDSVDIDGSSTKRRKRNDGYTLDANKKRKSKNKVNNGKTGSGSDSGSSNAKKKKIKIKEKPLKLLAMLLLGLLAQPKIMPKMLIFLYNDMWLNNWVYWNHTFNIVMIY
- the APM3 gene encoding Apm3p (similar to Saccharomyces cerevisiae YBR288C | APM3 | clathrin Adaptor Protein complex Medium chain), which translates into the protein MFDFINSIAFYITEATCASIPNGSPNNQGLPSVSVAVIKNSNKAIGSKNNNPCEIFEYVFQPSIYYNSNNSNNNNNNNNNNNNSNSNSNSNNNSQLRKTILRRIKNSNNDNSNNMFKVFQNYILYKFQTASLNYWLLVNNSNKSIVGKDYGMLDCLKVLETMNYILENYFDKDNDDSNSLLFFSKILKEADRVNLIIQFVQQTNEQDTDINRLKEVIPLKITLSKFINNTTRSLKAGGTSGAVSALHNSIAATKANVTSTSTNSMLSSNNRSSSLSYNIEDRVVPWRSSNGNSVSVTGSGSSGINNEIYIDIIENVNVLYKIHQCNNTNNKHRSNGSYVGNNNTGKKLLITDDIQGEIKFNSQLDHNSPLINLKFDTKGLDLFDNCVFHKCVELGNKNKNKNLQNTNTNSIKFIPPDGKFTLLKYTASTSTNVISGSRNSVSGNEGLISLNVKTGLGLDKSEFEINVNIEMSTKTEQIEDLVIQLYFQNSSDSFDTASNGIASNTGGDCASEDCKLKIINNTHGIIERNNNSINNVWSWIFDKNTSTGIFPVLRGYIECSNSSSSASLGIFPELISMSYKNQGQLHSGITVNSVEILNAGANALKPYKGVKYTTNVKDYVIRC
- the QCR10 gene encoding ubiquinol--cytochrome-c reductase subunit 10 (similar to Saccharomyces cerevisiae YHR001W-A | QCR10 | ubiQuinol-cytochrome C oxidoReductase) is translated as MVAYISSLSSKTATHFGRLTLRNFINYIPDLALWGGASAFGIACFTENWPIFQDTFYKKIPYFGSHWVHDVDPQDVPN